Proteins encoded within one genomic window of Vanrija pseudolonga chromosome 3, complete sequence:
- the MIC26 gene encoding MICOS subunit MIC26: MAAFQRLLRASAAPTLAIGGVMAASAATTVALADDGAAAAAPASSSLVHPGRTARGDKLPIYSAADEAKPIVLIETVNPLTEHITAAREATAGALGSARDVVESGVSSWIGFERKVEGEVKQIVSPDESLTPGLIYVAVAGLTGSVLTRTRAFPIRFLAPPVFALAALPYFLPKTAHNLRQYVSDAEDKHIPEFAEKHDRFNNALEVHWQLALDKLRGAGNDVNTWSNKAVESVESATGLKMAEAVRVGQERVEAATARAKREVERAAEKAKDKANETAASISSARDTVKEAVAEPVELKTLAITIDNQPVAEIEVPLPAQVTEQLAALKEDKAEVAKEEKKVEEPAKPKDEGKRLV; this comes from the exons ATGGCCGCATTCCAGCGTCTCCTCCGGGCATCGGCGGCCCCTACCCTCGCCATTGGCGGTGTCATGGCCGCATCGGCCGCTACGaccgtcgccctcgccgacgacggtgccgctgccgctgctccgGCTTCGTCGTCCCTCGTCCACCCCGGACGGACAGCTCGCGGCGACAAG CTGCCCATCTACtcggctgccgacgaggccaagcctATCGTCCTGATCGAGACTGTCAACCCCTTGACTGAGCACATTACGGCTGCTCGCGAGGCGACtgccggcgcgcttggcTCGGCTCGCGATGTTGTCGAGAGCGGCGTGTCGTCCTGGATTGGATTTGagcgcaaggtcgagg gcGAGGTCAAGCAGATTGTGTCGCCCGACGAGTCATTGACCCCCGGCTTGATCTACGTTGCCGTTGCTGGTCTTACTGGCTCGGTCCTGACCCGCACCCGCGCCTTCCCCATTCGCTTCCTCGCTCCCCCCGTgttcgccctcgccgccctcccctACTTCCTCCCAAAGACGGCGCACAACCTCCGCCAGTAcgtctcggacgccgaggacaagcaCATTCCCGAGTTTGCCGAGAAGCACGACCGCTTCAACAACGCTCTCGAGGTGCACTGGCAGCTTGCGCTTGACAAGCTCCGTGGCGCTGGCAACGATGTCAACACATGGAGCAACAAGGCTGTCGAGAGCGTCGAGTCGGCTACTGGCCTCaagatggccgaggccgtgcgcgtcggccaggagcgcgtcgaggctgccactgcccgtgccaagcgcgaggtagagcgcgccgccgagaaggccaaggacaaggccaacgagacggccgcgtccatctcgtctgcgcgcgacacggtcaaggaggccgtcgccgagcccgtcgagctcaagacgctcgccatcaccatCGACAACCAGCCCGTGGCTGAGATCGAGGTGCCCCTCCCTGCGCAGGTgaccgagcagctcgccgcgctcaaggaggacaaggccgaggtggccaaggaggagaagaaggtaGAGGAGCCCGCAAAGCCCAAGGATGAGGGCAAGCGCCTCGTTTAG
- the AN1769_0 gene encoding 3'(2'),5'-bisphosphate nucleotidase, translated as MSLRLCFYSVRLTRPKLPLRTASTTTHRAALSTMSPLPFKTLVPEAELAVQAVLRGCYLTKSVQDTLVSKDTVIKKDKSPVTVADLSAQALISLHLLAHYPKDQIIGEEDTSELRANQPLREKVVGLVNEGFTRVDGWGKNEKFSEEQILAAVDAGSAVGGPVGRFWTIDPVDGTSGFIRHQQFAVCLALIVDGQVELGVIGCPNLGPEPAKIGEEIIPNGKGVLMVAVRGEGSYSRPLDQEVYTKLTLPPTPPESNPLTFLESVEAGHSAHGIQQRIGELLGVQRPSLRMDSQAKYACLARGEGGVYLRIPTKYSGGKDYQEKIWDHASGNLLIAESGGVCTDMNGKPLDFSRGRTLSGNEGIVAAGSEMHARAVEAVKKAIQEAGHKL; from the exons ATGTCTCTGCGTCTCTGCTTCTACTCTGTCCGTCTCACTCGCCCCAAGCTCCCCCTCCGCACCGCAAGCACTACCACCCATCGCGCAGCGCTCAGCACCATGTCCCCGCTCCCCTTCAAGACGCTGgtccccgaggccgagctcgccgtccaaGCCGTCCTCCGCGGCTGTTACCT GACCAAGTCGGTGCAGGACACGCTCGTGTCCAAGGACACGGTCatcaagaaggacaagagTCCCGTGACGG TCGCCGACCTCTCAGCCCAGGCGCTCATCTCGCttcacctcctcgcccactaCCCCAAGGACCAGATcatcggcgaggaggacacgTCTGAGCTGCGCGCCAACCAGCCTCTGAGGGAAaaggtcgtcggcctcgtcaacgagGGCTTCAcccgcgtcgacggctgGGGCAAGAACGAGAAGTTCTCCGAGGAGCA GATTCTTGCCGCTGTCGATgctggctcggcggtcgGTGGACCCGTCGGCCGCTTCTGGACCATT GACCCCGTCGACGGCACGTCGGGCTTCATCCGCCACCAGCAGTTTGCCGTctgcctcgcgctcatcgtcgacggccaggtcgagctcggcgtcatcggTTGCCCCAACCTCGGCCCCGAGCCCGCCAAGATTGGCGAAGAGATCATCCCCAACGGCAAGGGCGTGCTCATGGTCGCCGTtcgcggcgagggcagctACTCGCGCCCGCTCGACCAGGAGGTGTACACCAAGCTCACTCTCCCCCCTACTCCACCCGAGTCCAACCccctcaccttcctcgagTCGGTCGAGGCTGGCCACTCGGCCCACGGCATCCAGCAGCGcatcggcgagctcctcggcgttcAGCGCCCCTCGCTCCGCATGGACAGCCAGGCCAAGTACGcctgcctcgctcgcggTGAGGGCGGCGTCTACCTCCGCATCCCCACCAAGTACTCTGGTGGCAAGGACTACCAGGAGAAGATCTGGGACCACGCGTCTGGAAACCTCCTCATTGCCGAGTCTGGTGGCGTCTGCACAGACATGAACGGCAAGCCCCTCGACTTTTCTCGAGGACGCACGCTGTCCGGCAACGAGGGTATCGTTGCCGCTGGAAGCGAgatgcacgcgcgcgctgtcGAGGCGGTCAAGAAGGCCATCCAGGAGGCTGGCCACAAGCTGTAA
- the AN6010 gene encoding Heat shock protein gives MYGITRSLRATPISALRAATRTTTPFVGSKRYNSKISGPVIGIDLGTTNSCVSIFEAGQAKVLENSEGARTTPSVVAFTKDGERLVGQPARRQAVVNAENTIFASKRLIGRKFSDPEVQKDIKQVPYKIVAHSNGDAWVEARGEKYSPAQIGAFVVGKMRDTAASYLNKPVKHAVVTVPAYFNDSQRQATKDAGQIAGLDVLRVINEPTAAALAYGLDKNDSAVIAVYDLGGGTFDISILEMQKGVFEVKSTNGDTHLGGEDFDIALVNYILAEAKKAEGVDVSNDRMAIQRIREAAERAKIELSSTSATDISLPYITATAEGPKHININLTRAKLEQIVKPLIDRTTEPCQKALRDAGVKPSELNDVILVGGQTRMPKVVETVKSLFGREPSKGVNPDEAVAMGAAIQAGVLAGNVTDILLLDVTPLSLGIETLGGVFTRLINRNTTIPTKKSQTFSTAADGQTAIEVKIYQGERELVRDNKLLGNFQLSGFPPAPKGVPQIQITFDIDADGIVNVSAIDKATNREQSMTIASSSGLSDSEIENMVADAERYAESDKARRQVIEEANKGESFVADTEKSMAEFESQLDAAEREKVKALLAELREIAAKGAAGDASVKAEDIKAKIDAAQQASLGLFQKVYEKRKAEGAAEEQPKENAEEKKD, from the exons ATGTACGGTATCACTCGCTCTCTCCGGGCTACCCCCATCTCGGCCCTCCGTGCCGCTACT CGCACTACGACCCCCTTCGTCGGCTCGAAGCGCTACAACTCGAAGATCTCGGGTCCCGTTATCGGTATCGACCTCGGAACCACCAACTCGTGTGTCTCCATCTTCGAGGCTGGCCAGGCCAAGGTCCTCGAGAACTCTGAGGGTGCCCGTACCACCCCCTCGGTCGTTGCCTTCACCAAGG ATGGCGAGCGTCTTGTCGGCCAGCCTGCCCGTCGTCAGgccgtcgtcaacgccgagaaCACCATCTTCGCCTCGAAGCGTCTGATCGGCCGCAAGTTCTCGGACCCCGAGGTCCAGAAGGACATCAAGCAGGTCCCTTACAAGATTGTTGCCCACTCGAACGGCGACGCTTGGGTTGAGGCCCGTGGCGAGAAGTACTCGCCTGCCCAGATTGGTGCTTTCGTTGTCGGCAAGATGCGCGACACTGCCGCTTCGTACCTCAACAAGCCCGTcaagcacgccgtcgtcactgtCCCCGCCTACTTCAACGACTCGCAGCGTCAGGCTACCAAGGACGCCGGTCAGATTGCTGGCCTTGACGTCCTCCGTGTCATCAACGAgcccactgccgctgccctcgcttACGGCCTCGACAAGAACGACTCGGCCGTCATTGCCGTCTACGACCTTGGAGGTGGTACCTTCGATATCTCGATCCTCGAGATGCAGAAGGGTGTCTTCGAGGTCAAGTCGACCAACGGTGACACTCACCTTGGTGGTGAGGACTTCGACATTGCCCTTGTCAACtacatcctcgccgaggccaagaaggccgagggtGTCGACGTCTCCAACGACCGCATGGCCATCCAGCGTATCCGTGAGGCCGCTGAGCGCGCCAAGATTGAGctctcgtcgacctcggctaCCGACATCTCGCTCCCTTACATCACTGCCACCGCTGAGGGCCCCAAGCACATCAACATCAACCTCACCCGTGCGAAGCTCGAGCAGATTGTCAAGCCCCTCATTGACCGCACCACCGAGCCCTGCCAGAAGGCTCTCCGTGACGCCGGTGTCAAGCCCTCTGAGCTCAACGACGTCATCCTTGTCGGTGGCCAGACCCGTATGCCCAAGGTTGTCGAGACTGTCAAGTCGCTCTTTGGCCGTGAGCCCTCCAAGGGTGTCaaccccgacgaggccgtcgccatgGGTGCCGCCATCCAGGCTGGTGTCCTTGCCGGCAACGTCACCGAcattctcctcctcgacgttACCCCCCTTTCGCTCGGTATCGAGACCCTCGGCGGTGTCTTCACCCGTCTGATCAACCGTAACACCACCATCCCCACCAAGAAGTCGCAGACCTTCTCGACCGCTGCCGACGGCCAGACCGCCATCGAGGTCAAGATCTACCAGGGTGAGCGTGAGCTTGTCCGCGACaacaagctcctcggcaacTTCCAGCTCTCGGGCTTCCCCCCTGCCCCCAAGGGTGTCCCCCAGATCCAGATCACCTTCGACATTGACGCCGACGGTATCGTCAACGTCTCGGCCATTGACAAGGCCACCAACCGCGAGCAGTCGATGACCattgcctcgtcgtcgggtcTCTCTGACTCGGAGATCGAGAACAtggttgccgacgccgagcgctacgccgagtcggacaAGGCCCGTCGCCAGGtcatcgaggaggccaaCAAGGGCGAGTCGTTCGTTGCCGACACTGAGAAGTCGATGGCCGAGTTCGAGTCGcagcttgacgccgccgagcgtgagaaggtcaaggccctccttgccgagctccgcgAGATCGCCGCCAAGGGTGCCGCCGGTGACGCTtcggtcaaggccgaggacatcaaggccaagatcgacgccgcccagcaggcTTCGCTCGGCCTCTTCCAGAAGGTCTacgagaagcgcaaggccgagggtgccgccgaggagcagcccAAGGAGaacgccgaggagaagaaggactAA
- the ppr1 gene encoding L-azetidine-2-carboxylic acid acetyltransferase, producing MSAYGAIKAPQGSGGPLPVLSYKLPGDLVLTTHPVQGADAPQELIDYLFDIFNKEIEEGKTYPQEDQMTREQFVAYFFNSTTIVAIVSPASVDVASLKTLEDARAGRSWEEVVGGVYYIKPNYPGRSSHNCNAGFIVPPSQRGRKVGYGLAESFLVYAPKLGYKSSVFNLVYSNNVASLKLWDKLGFSRVGLIPKAGRLRTGPNGAEEYVDAVVVYKSFE from the exons ATGTCCGCTTACGGAGCAATCAAGGCGCCCCAGGGCTCTGGCGGCCCCCTCCCCGTGCTGTCCTACAAGCTTCCCGGCGACCTTGTCCTCACCACACACCCCGTGCagggcgccgacgctccACAAGAGCTCATCGACTACCTGTTTGACATCTTCAACAAGGAGATTGAGG AGGGCAAGACGTACCCGCAAGAGGACCAGATGACGAGGGAGCAGTTTGTCGCCTACTTCTTCAACTCCACGACGATCGTGGCCATCGTCTCGCCCGCTTCGGTCGACGTCGCATCGTTGAAGACTCTGGAGGATGCGCGCGCTGGACGATCATGGGAGGAGGTTGTCGGTGGTGTCTACTACAT CAAGCCGAACTACCCAGGACGGAGCAGCCAc AACTGCAACGCTGGCTTCATTGTCCCCCCCTCCCAGCGCGGACGAAAGGTCGGATACGGGCTAGCGGAGAGCTTCCTCGTGTACGCCCCCAAGCTGGGTTACAAGTCGTCGGTCTTCAACCTCGTCTACAGCA ACAACGTTGCATCCCTCAAGCTGTGGGACAAGCTGGGCTTCTCGCGTGTCGGCCTCATCCCCAAGGCTGGCCGCCTCAGGACGGGCCcgaacggcgccgaggagtacgtcgacgccgtggtCGTCTACAAGAGCTTCGAGTAG
- the GPR89 gene encoding Golgi pH regulator, whose protein sequence is MESEHHPAGGAKATLSKAAASHPILFDTLVLVALRVVYALLARRYLLATLNPTLRSLSTQDDVVLPDAYRGNSAATRGLLRESDAELEPESTDAESPSSSYPPSPRSRRAPIQESSAPFRHRSASSVNRTDAPLDEEAAGGGIELAQLSARLRDSGPAPRRGGVQVLELSHGRAASGSTGSKSTKVARRGLSRVARIVFSLAFAESMNIVTLVVFHALGFLHAHARQVNFSVSLHILLGIILLVVPLVQCLLLTYRSRDSTSASTKSSSLPFTSRLLISLIPFALYVFLFTRIPPYITAVAPREIANVNATIPADEASNGTVAGIGEALVEWSTSGPEGWEGGGWLASSLGRVVVLGIVVIAGLSGVGAIVTAWDYLEQARGAGRPPVTDADVLQAERSLYRIRHDIVAKREDIARVSSGGSAEAASGGWMTRANSLRSELQGLQLMESDVMRSLSSLKARNKRQGFRHTIRGAVYNILGYVFALYCAARLAMCLISIFVAPLSTSRIPESGASHKGSGNTNGDWISFAVALGLAHLPFGHGVDVAAWSRAISLLMTGLLILSSLAMVLRWLSRMLRLTSKSVGAGFLLLTLGQLFATYTISLLVQLRSSIPPAPLTDGDPFNSGAGNGTAIDTGGATDDSLLRSLPDFRVFGRLFDAVFLFAAIGAGLYRYIAMKVTGSDDDDLYIHRGEH, encoded by the exons ATGGAGAGCGAACACCATCCGGCCGGAGGCGCCAAAGCCACGCTCTCAAAAGCAGCCGCGTCCCACCCCATCCTCTTCGAcacgctcgtcctcgtcgccctgcgCGTAGTGTatgcgctcctcgcgcggcgcTACCTCCTCGCGACGCTCAACCCGACGCTGCGCAGCCTCTCGACGCAGGACGATGTGGTGCTGCCCGACGCTTATCGGGGCaacagcgccgcgacgcgcggcctgctgcgcgagtcggacgccgagctcgagcccgagtcgacagacgccgagtcgccctcgtcatcgtacccgccgtcgccgcgttccCGCCGCGCTCCGATCCAAGAGTCGTCAGCGCCCTTCCGGCACCGCTCCGCAAGCTCAGTGAACcgcaccgacgcgccgctcgacgaggaggccgccggcggaggcatcgagctcgcccagctctcggcgcgcctgcgcgacTCGGGCCCAGCcccccgccgaggcggtgtacaggtcctcgagctgTCGCACGGTCGCGCTGCCTCCGGTAGCACCGGGTCAAAGAGTACCAAGGTCGCTCGCCGGGGTCTGAGCCGCGTCGCACG CATCGTCTTCTCGCTCGCATTCGCCGAGAGCATGAATATCGTCACTCTGGTCGTGTTCCACGCGCTCGGGTTCCTgcacgcacacgcacgccAGGTCAACTTCTCGGTATCATTGCACATCCTCTTGGGGATTATTCTGCTCGTCGTGCCGCTCGTCCAGTGCCTGCTCCTGACGTACAGATCGAGAG actcgacgagcgcgtcgacaaagtcgtcctcgctgccgttCACCTCGCGCCTGCTCATCTCGTTGATCCCGTTCGCGCTCTACGTCTTCCTCTTCACGCGTATCCCGCCGTACATTACGGctgtggcgccgcgcgagaTCGCCAATGTGAATGCCACTATCCCTGCGGACGAGGCCTCGAACGGCACAGTGGCTGGTATTGGCGAGGCGCTGGTCGAGTGGTCCACCTCGGGACCAGAGGGCTGGGAGGGCGGAGGATGGCTCGCGTCGAgcctcgggcgcgtcgtcgtcctcggcattgTCGTTATCGCTGGTCTCTCGGGCGTCGGTGCCATCGTCACCGCGTGGGACTACTTGGAGCAGGCTCGTGGAGCTGGAAG GCCACCAGTGACGGATGCCGATGTGCTCCAGGCTGAGAGATCACTCTACCGTATCCGACACGACATTGTCGCCAAGCGTGAGGACATTGCGCGCGTATCCTCCGGCGGTAGTGCAGAGGCGGCTTCTGGCGGCTGGATGACCAGA GCAAACTCGCTGCGATCAGAGCTCCAAGGCCTCCAGCTCATGGAGTCTGACGTTATGAGGTCGCTCTCCTCTCTCAAGGCAAGGAAT AAACGCCAAGGCTTCAGGCATACGATCCGTGGCGCAGTGTACAACATTCTCGGCTACGTGTTTGCGCTGTACTGCGCTGCCCGCTTGGCCATGTGCCTCATCTCCATCTTTGtcgcgccgctgtcgacgtcgcgcatCCCCGAGTCGGGCGCCAGCCACAAGGGCAGCGGCAACACGAACGGCGACTGGATCTCgttcgccgtcgccctcggccttgcgcacCTGCCCTTcggacacggcgtcgacgtcgcggcgtggTCGCGCGCCATCTCGCTCCTCATGACGGGCCTGCTGATCCTCTCGTCCCTCGCCATGGTCCTCCGCTGGCTCAGCCGCATGCTCCGCCTCACGAGCAAGTCGGTCGGAGCGGGCTTCCTCCTCCTGACCTTGGGCCAGCTATTC GCAACGTACACCATCTCGCTGCTTGTGCAGCTGCGCTCGAGCATCCCACCCGCGCCACTGACCGATGGTGACCCGTTCAACTCTGGCGCGGGTAACGGAACCGCCATCGACACAGGTGGCGCGACGGATGACTCGCTCCTCCGCTCCCTCCCCGACTTCCGCGTGTTCGGCCGCCTGTTCGACGCGGTGTTCCTCTTCgccgccatcggcgccggTCTCTACCGATACATTGCGATGAAGGTGacgggcagcgacgacgacgatctCTACATCCACCGCGGAGAGCACTAG
- the REX2 gene encoding Oligoribonuclease, mitochondrial, which translates to MPRSPLTYDDGPMVWVDCEMTGLDVANDRIIEIAVIITDGHLNPVDEGISYVINTPKEVLDNMNEWCVNQHGKSGLTQACLDSPHSYDEVTAKVVEYIQRWIPERGAGLLAGSSVHADMRFLLVGMPAVMAHLSYRIVDVSSVKEIARRWYPALVRKEKESRAAESSHRALDDIRASIRELQFYQDNIFVPIETGPAPSSLRDTELKTAV; encoded by the exons ATGCCTCGCAGCCCGCTCACCTACGACGATGGCCCAATGGTCTGG GTCGACTGCGAGATGACGGGGCTGGACGTGGCCAACGACAGGATCATCGAGATCGCAGTCATCATCACTGACGGGCACCTGaaccccgtcgacgagggcatCAGTTACGTGATCAACACGCCGAAGGAGGTGCTGGACAA CATGAACGAGTGGTGTGTCAACCAGCACGGCAAGTCGGGCCTCACGCAGGCGTGCCTCGACTCGCCCCACTCATACGACGAGGTGAcggccaaggtcgtcgagtaCATCCAGCGCTGGATCCcagagcgcggcgcgggcctgCTCGCCGGCAGCTCGGTGCACGCCGACATGCGCTTTCTGCTCGTCGGCATGCCAGCCGTCATGGCGCACCTGTCGTACCGCATCGTCGACGTGTCGTCCGTCAAG GAAATCGCTCGGAGATGGTACCCCGCCCTCGTgcgcaaggagaaggagagccgcgcggccgagtcgtcgcaccgcgcgctcgaTGACATCCGCGCCAGCATCCGCGAGCTGCAGTTCTACCAGGATAACATCTTTGTGCCTATTGAGACTGGGCCCGCGCCCTCCTCTCTGCGGGATACGGAGCTCAAGACGGCCGTCTAG
- the Psmd9 gene encoding 26S proteasome non-ATPase regulatory subunit 9 has translation MAFPAPHEGVNLPLPDPEAYPGEPREYATALMQRKDEIEKEIDALKDVLASHNATTDTPLVDPEGYPRGDIDVYAIRHARAALARLYNDRSEVTRRLATALEQAFQPGASSSNGATAPAAPAAPPAAAINGHRDNADASDIPDVWPDRPIALVNSVADNSPAAAAGLQARDVIYSFSGITAASPGGMQAIGPVVARSEGSPLTLLVQRGNERKLIRLTPRSGWGGRGLLGCHIVPP, from the exons ATGGCCTTTCCCGCCCCGCACGAGGGGGTCAACCTCCCGCTACCAGACCCCGAGGCGTACCccggcgagccgcgcgagtATGCGACAGCGCTCATGCAGCGCAAGGACGAGATTGAGAAGGAGatt gaCGCGCTGAAGGATGTGCTCGCTTCT CACAACGCGACGACTGACACGCCGCTGGTAGACCCAGAAGGATACCCGCGCGGCGACATTGACGTC TATGCAATccggcacgctcgcgcgGCCCTGGCGCGCCTGTACAACGACCGCAGTGAAGTGACGCGGCggctcgcgacggcgctcgagcaggcgtTCCAGcctggcgcgtcgtcgtcgaacggcgcgacggcgccagccgcACCCGCTgcaccacccgccgccgccatcaacGGCCACCGCGAcaacgccgacgcgagcgacatCCCCGACGTGTGGCCTGACCGCCCGATCGCCCTCGTCAACTCGGTCGCCGACAacagccccgccgccgccgctggcctgCAGGCAAGAGACGTCATCTACTCTTTTAGCGGCATCACCGCTGCCAGCCCCGGCGGGATGCAGGCCATCGGCCCTGTCGTTGCGCGCTCCGAAGGG tcACCCCTAACCCTACTCGTTCAGCGCGGAAACGAGCGCAAGCTCATCCGCCTGACACCACGGAGCGGCTGGGGAggccgcggcctcctcggctgTCACATCGTTCCGCCTTAG
- the SSB1 gene encoding Ribosome-associated molecular chaperone SSB1, which translates to MSADDVFEGAIGIDLGTTYSCVGVWANDRVEIIANDQGNRTTPSYVAFTEGERLIGDAAKNQSAMNPRNTVFDAKRLIGRRFDDADVKKDIKHWPFTVVDKDGSPYIEVEYLNEKKTFSPQEISAMVLTKMKDVAEAKIGKEVKKAVVTVPAYFNDSQRLATKDAGAIAGLDVLRIINEPTAAAIAYGLDQKSKEEKTVLIFDLGGGTFDVSLLTITGGVFAVKATAGDTHLGGEDFDNTLLEHFKAEFKRKNKLDISEDPRALRRLRSACERAKRTLSSVTQTTVEVDSLFQGTDFSSNITRARFEEINAAAFKSTVDPVEKVLKDSKIPAAKVDDIVLVGGSTRIPKIQSLVSEFFGGRQLNKSINPDEAVAYGAAVQGAVLTGQASDKTADLLLLDVAPLSLGVAMQGDLFGVVVPRNTAIPTNKSRVFTTVEDNQTTVTFPVYEGERTTCKDNRLLGEFELNGIPPMPRGQAELLTTFEVDANGILKVTAQEKSSGRKANITISNSVGKLSADEIDAMIKDAEQFKAADRDYTARHEAKSDLESYLHTVEQQISSPELASKIKRGAKAAIESEIAKALELLEQEDATTEQYKKSSLLLKRSMQKALSGGR; encoded by the exons ATGTCCGCCGACGACGTTTTCGAGGGTGCCATCGGCATTG ACCTTGGTACCACCTACTCGTGTGTTGGTGTCTGGGCCAACGACCGTGTTGAG ATCATCGCCAACG ACCAGGGCAACCGTACCACCCCCTCGTACGTTGCCTtcaccgagggcgagcgtcTCATCGGTGACG CCGCCAAGAACCAGTCGGCCATGAACCCCCGCAACACTGTCTtcgacgccaagcgcctTATCGGCCGCCgcttcgacgacgccgacgtcaagaAGGACATCAAGCACTGGCCCTTCACCGTCGTTGACAAGGACGGCTCCCCCTACATTGAGGTCGAGTACCTCAACGAGAAGAAGACCTTCTCGCCCCAGGAGATCTCCGCCATGGTCCTCACCAAGATGAAGGAcgttgccgaggccaagatcggcaaggaggtcaagaaggccgTCGTTAC CGTCCCCGCCTACTTCAACGACTCGCAGCGTCTTGCTACCAAGGACGCCGGTGCCATCGCTGGCCTCGACGTTCTCCGTATCATCAAcgagcccaccgccgccgccattgccTACGGTCTTGACCAGAAgagcaaggaggagaagacCGTCCTCATCTTCGACCTCGGAGGTGGAACTTTCGATGTCTCGCTCCTTACCATCACCGGTGGTGTCTTCGCCGTCAAGGCCACCGCTGGTGACACCCACCTTGGTGGTGAGGACTTTGACAACACCCTCCTTGAGCACTTCAAGGCCGAGTTCAAGCGCAAGAACAAGCTCGACATCTCGGAGGACCCCCGTGCTCTCCGTCGTCTCCGTTCGGCCTGTGAGCGTGCCAAGCGCACCCTCTCGTCGGTCACCCAGACcaccgtcgaggtcgactcgCTCTTCCAGGGCACCGACTTCTCGTCCAACATCACCCGTGCCCGTTTCGAGGAgatcaacgccgccgccttcaaGTCGACCGTTGACCCCGTCGAGAAGGTCCTCAAGGACTCGAAGatccccgccgccaaggtcgacgacattgtcctcgtcggtggctCCACCCGTATCCCCAAGATCCAGTCGCTCGTCTCCGAGTTCTTCGGTGGCCGCCAGCTTAACAAGTCGATCaaccccgacgaggccgtcgcctACGGTGCCGCCGTCCAGGGTGCCGTCCTCACCGGCCAGGCTTCGGACAAGActgccgacctcctcctcctcgacgttgcTCCTCTCTCGCTCGGTGTCGCCATGCAGGG TG ACTTGtttggtgtcgtcgtcccaaGGAACACAGCCATTCCTACCAACAAGTCGCGCGTTTTCACCACCGTCGAGGACAACCAGACCACT GTTACCTTCCCCGTCTACGA GGGCGAGCGTACCACCTGCAAGGACAACCGTCTTCTCGGCGAGTTCGAGCTCAACGGCATCCCCCCTATGCCCCGtggccaggccgagctcctcaccaccttcgaggtcgacgccaacggTATCCTCAAGGTCACCGCTCAGGAGAAGTCGTCGGGCCGCAAGGCTAACATCACTATTTCGAACTCTGTTGGCAAG CTCTCTGCCGACGAGATTGACGCCATGatcaaggacgccgagcagttcaaggccgccgaccgTGACTACACTGCCCGCCACGAGGCCAAGTCGGACCTCGAGTCGTACCTCCACACCGTTGAGCAGCAGATCtcgtcgcccgagctcgcTTCCAAGATCAAGCGCGGAGCCAAGGCCGCCATCGAGTCCGAGATCGCGAAGGctctcgagctcctcgagcaggaggACGCCACCACCGAGCAGTACAAGAAGtcgtcgctcctcctcaagcGTTCCATGCAGAAGGCTCTTTCTGGCGGTCGCTAA